A segment of the Melopsittacus undulatus isolate bMelUnd1 unplaced genomic scaffold, bMelUnd1.mat.Z mat_scaffold_189_arrow_ctg1, whole genome shotgun sequence genome:
TGTATCTATCAGCCTTTCTATAAGGAGTGTAATTAGATCCTTGCCTAGTTAATTGAAGTACTTGTGTGCCAAAGCTTTGTtgtgaaactgggagaaggTTCTTCCTGTGTGTCAGGCAGTGGCCTTTAACATGGAACTTGCCATTTTAGTATGGAAATTGGAGGCAGCAatcttaaatttgctttcagatgaCATTTATGAGCTAAACTCAATCATTTATTTGTGGTAAGCTGACACTGAGAGAACTTGTCTTTAGAGTAGAGTGGATACCTGggaaactttttttccattagaatacCTCTATTTATCGGATGGGTTTACATGGGGAACCTGGAAAATTGCTTCAGAAGTACAAATCACTGGAATTATGGTCATTTTGTGCATATCTTCTCACTTGAACATCATATCTATAAGATAATGATTATAATAGGGGACCTgattatttataaatgtatagccacattttaagggattttaaggtttatttctttcttgaagaagcaaagaacttttatttttgtgtaattttgcatgTAGCCTGACCTTGGAAGATCAAAAAAGAAGAGGCTGcatgtcaagagaagagagaagaggtggCGTGTGTAACGGCGAGGTGAGGAGCGGCGtcgggcagaagagggggcatgagaaaggcaccctgggcaaagggaatccctgtgggcacagggcgaggtcacgtaagagcatgatggcacctttggggggCCCTGAGGAgcgttgtgtgctgggcgacctccctgtaagcagggctcaggtctttgctactcttggttttggcctttggccgtcttgctcctttggctgcccggagagcgtggcaaccctgtaaggagggtgagagccagcgtctccgcacccgagggggaaatagAGGTCTcttggacccccaggccaccctgtaagcaggggagggccatttccctgtccctctcctctgccccagcagctctctgcctgctggtggcctacccagcctgaccccctgttgtcagggcgtgtcacagcatctggcccttggcctgttgaagctctccggcttccatgcagccctgggcatggtctgaggctctcCTCTCTTGCTTGGTGAGTAGGGTGACTCCCCGGacagtggctgcacagagaccgtctccctttttgggacgttttggtttgtgtttgtcttgtccttgtctatcaatgtgagggagtgagtgagcttgtcctttaggcacctgttaaaattgctgcagcttagcttaagcctccctggaaggagagcaggtctctgtgcaGTATCAGGGGCGTCTTCCCTAAGTCCACGAGCGGAGGgatggtctggactcgccccttctttccaaagacggcgccaagccacttagtcgtggtgcaggcaatgcgacctgcctgtagtcaggatctgggtctctgcctgcatggctgcctgtgaTGCTGGTGGCCTggcagcgtgaccccctgttgtcagggcgtgtcacagtattttcccctttg
Coding sequences within it:
- the LOC117438378 gene encoding ribosomal oxygenase 2-like isoform X2 produces the protein MELAILVWKLEAAILNLLSDDIYELNSIIYLCLTLEDQKRRGCMSREERRGGVCNGEFLSFTSWGVYLLDALPGRVFDTAKEDVALRTSILRKLLLVDVADSRGKLSNLGY
- the LOC117438378 gene encoding ribosomal oxygenase 2-like isoform X1, producing MELAILVWKLEAAILNLLSDDIYELNSIIYLCLTLEDQKRRGCMSREERRGGVCNGEFLSFTSWGVYLLDALPGRVFDTAKEDVALRTSILRKLLLQVDVADSRGKLSNLGY